The Candidatus Goldiibacteriota bacterium genome includes a window with the following:
- a CDS encoding NHL repeat-containing protein, which produces DVQDGTLNIKGKTYLSGPFVNAIEIYRYTGSETLTPTNTPTNTPTNTPTYTFSNTYTFTNTFTRTFTPTNTFTRTFTNTYTNTFTVTNTPTNTATFTQTYTPTITPTPLVPFYLQEYEKYILRDPYDVSFDGSGNYYVTDRYRGYLTKFDASGQYVANLTVKTYDSLLGICGDGNGILYIANRSEDEIIKFNTANNSIIAEFGPDLNGGSDIRDIEDVAVDTAGNIYFTDNNGVHKISSTGQLLASWDGSGTSCGEIDGAAGIAVDNSGNVYVADYDGHSIYKFAPDGSCLFIIERIYNDPLSIKAPVDIEIDHQGNVIVTDTNMNMIMKYTPDGVLMGKVLQSGLNDPIGLVSDPLGKVHVVDRGSDSVKVFGY; this is translated from the coding sequence GATGTGCAAGATGGCACTCTAAACATTAAAGGGAAAACGTATTTAAGCGGGCCTTTTGTAAACGCTATAGAAATTTACCGCTATACCGGTTCAGAAACCCTTACGCCTACAAATACGCCCACAAATACACCTACAAACACTCCAACCTATACATTTTCAAACACTTATACGTTTACCAATACATTCACCAGGACATTTACACCCACAAATACATTTACAAGGACATTTACTAATACCTACACGAACACTTTCACAGTCACCAACACGCCTACAAATACAGCTACGTTTACACAGACATACACGCCTACTATAACACCGACGCCTTTGGTTCCTTTTTATCTTCAGGAATATGAGAAGTACATATTACGCGACCCTTATGATGTTAGCTTTGATGGTTCCGGTAATTATTATGTGACTGACAGATATCGCGGGTATTTGACTAAGTTTGATGCTTCCGGCCAATATGTTGCAAATTTGACGGTAAAAACTTATGACAGCCTTCTTGGTATTTGCGGTGACGGAAACGGTATTTTGTATATTGCCAACAGGTCCGAAGATGAAATTATTAAGTTTAATACCGCCAATAATTCAATTATAGCTGAGTTTGGGCCGGATTTAAACGGCGGATCCGATATTAGAGATATTGAAGATGTTGCCGTTGATACTGCGGGAAATATTTATTTTACCGATAATAACGGCGTTCATAAAATATCTTCCACGGGTCAGCTTTTAGCTTCCTGGGATGGTTCGGGAACTTCGTGCGGTGAAATAGACGGCGCGGCAGGTATTGCTGTTGATAATTCAGGAAATGTTTATGTTGCTGATTATGACGGGCATAGTATATATAAATTCGCTCCGGATGGAAGCTGTTTATTTATAATTGAACGTATCTACAATGACCCTTTAAGCATAAAAGCGCCTGTTGATATTGAAATAGACCATCAGGGCAATGTAATAGTAACTGATACTAATATGAATATGATAATGAAGTACACTCCTGACGGAGTATTAATGGGAAAGGTTTTACAGTCAGGGCTCAATGATCCTATAGGCCTTGTTTCTGACCCTTTAGGAAAGGTTCATGTTGT